A genomic window from Brachyspira sp. SAP_772 includes:
- the treC gene encoding alpha,alpha-phosphotrehalase translates to MNFKNKVVYQIYPKSFMDSNNDGFGDIKGIISKLDYLQNLGVDIIWSTPFFVSPQKDNGYDVTDYYNVDPSYGTMEDVEELIKEAKKRNIDIMFDMVFNHTSTEHEWFKRAMNGEEKYKNYYIFKKGRVVDGKKEPPTNWASKFGGNAWQYVEKFDEYYLHLFDVSQADLNWDNEEVRKEIFDIVNFWIKKGVYGFRFDVINLISKPKIFEDDFQGDGRRFYTDGINIHKYLKELNKNTFGKYDNAITVGEMSSTSIENCIKYSGEKENELSMIFSFHHLKVDYKNNDKWQLMDFNFQELKKLLFTWQKGMQNNDAWSALFWCNHDQPRIVSRFGGDKKYHKESSKMLATVIHCLRGTPYIYQGEEIGMTNAYFDNINSYKDVESINYFNILKNNGIEEKEIYKILQARSRDNSRTPMQWNDKENAGFSNAKPWIEVIYNYKEINVEKSLKDENSIFNHYKKLIKLRKDYKVISEGKTIPILEDDKNVFAFIREYESEKLLVINNFYANECTIDLSSIDFDIKTSKCLLSNYDTAALDNIIKLKPYESIVLYK, encoded by the coding sequence ATGAATTTTAAAAATAAAGTTGTTTATCAAATATATCCTAAATCTTTTATGGATAGCAACAATGACGGGTTTGGAGATATAAAAGGAATAATATCAAAATTAGACTATTTACAAAACTTAGGTGTAGATATTATTTGGAGCACTCCTTTCTTTGTTTCTCCTCAAAAAGATAATGGTTATGATGTTACTGATTATTATAATGTTGATCCTTCTTATGGCACTATGGAAGATGTTGAAGAACTTATAAAAGAAGCTAAAAAAAGAAATATAGATATAATGTTTGATATGGTATTCAATCACACTTCTACAGAGCATGAATGGTTTAAGAGGGCTATGAATGGAGAAGAGAAATACAAAAATTATTATATATTCAAAAAAGGAAGAGTAGTTGATGGCAAAAAAGAACCTCCTACTAATTGGGCATCTAAATTTGGTGGCAATGCTTGGCAGTATGTAGAAAAATTTGATGAGTATTATTTGCATTTATTTGATGTGAGTCAGGCTGATTTAAATTGGGACAATGAAGAGGTAAGAAAAGAGATTTTTGATATAGTTAATTTCTGGATAAAAAAAGGAGTTTACGGATTTAGATTTGATGTAATAAACCTTATATCAAAGCCAAAAATTTTTGAAGATGATTTTCAAGGAGACGGAAGGAGATTTTATACTGACGGAATAAATATACATAAATATTTAAAAGAGTTAAATAAAAACACATTTGGAAAATATGATAATGCAATCACTGTAGGAGAGATGTCATCAACAAGTATAGAAAACTGCATTAAATATTCTGGTGAAAAAGAAAATGAACTTAGCATGATATTTAGTTTTCATCATCTTAAAGTTGACTATAAAAATAATGATAAATGGCAGCTCATGGATTTTAATTTTCAAGAACTAAAAAAACTTTTATTTACTTGGCAGAAGGGAATGCAAAACAATGATGCATGGTCAGCTTTGTTTTGGTGCAATCATGATCAGCCAAGAATTGTGTCAAGATTTGGTGGTGATAAAAAATATCATAAAGAATCCTCTAAAATGCTTGCTACAGTTATTCATTGTTTGAGGGGTACTCCTTATATTTATCAAGGCGAAGAGATAGGCATGACAAATGCTTATTTTGATAATATCAATAGTTATAAAGATGTTGAATCAATAAACTATTTCAATATACTTAAAAATAATGGTATAGAAGAAAAAGAAATATATAAAATACTTCAAGCAAGGTCAAGAGACAATTCAAGAACTCCTATGCAATGGAATGATAAAGAAAATGCAGGTTTTTCAAATGCTAAACCTTGGATAGAAGTTATTTATAATTATAAAGAGATAAACGTAGAAAAGAGTCTTAAAGATGAAAACTCTATATTTAATCATTATAAAAAATTAATAAAATTAAGAAAAGATTATAAAGTTATTTCAGAAGGTAAAACTATACCTATATTAGAAGACGATAAAAATGTATTTGCTTTTATAAGAGAATACGAGAGTGAAAAACTTTTAGTAATAAATAATTTTTATGCCAATGAGTGCACTATAGATTTAAGCAGTATTGATTTTGATATAAAAACTTCAAAGTGTCTTCTTTCAAATTATGATACAGCAGCACTTGATAATATTATAAAATTAAAACCTTATGAGTCTATAGTGTTATATAAATAA
- a CDS encoding M14 family metallopeptidase, which produces MNKVKKEIKKFICKATGEEIIFPVAYVEGDTSNNDKTLAIIGGMHGSEFAGIEAAIRLLNDIESNKLQVKGRLIITTIFNIPAFRENRAFIVPNDNKNPLRLFPGEENGSYTEAMDYYFWNEVLKDAQYCIELHGGDIPESIANCIYVPIVGIEETDNISRKMAEVYNIKYIEVYNIKYIIHTKMNKDNKYGGAYSRLAFRGVPSILTEAGGNGILDEENVQVHYDGIKNVMIYLNMLCDEKIKDTEERVILNYTASIKADCYGMWYPTVKTEDIIKKGDKVGEIKDYFGKKIKDVISDYDGVVCILKTNPSLQIGDSLIEINEIEEIKK; this is translated from the coding sequence ATGAATAAAGTAAAAAAAGAAATTAAAAAGTTTATATGTAAGGCTACAGGAGAAGAAATAATTTTTCCTGTTGCATATGTAGAAGGAGACACTAGTAACAATGATAAAACTTTAGCTATTATAGGCGGAATGCATGGAAGTGAATTTGCAGGAATAGAGGCTGCTATAAGATTGTTAAATGATATAGAATCAAATAAATTGCAAGTTAAAGGAAGACTAATAATAACTACAATATTTAATATACCTGCTTTTAGAGAAAATAGAGCTTTTATTGTGCCTAATGATAATAAAAATCCATTAAGACTTTTTCCGGGTGAAGAGAATGGAAGTTATACTGAAGCTATGGATTATTATTTTTGGAATGAAGTATTAAAAGATGCTCAATATTGTATAGAACTTCATGGTGGAGATATACCTGAATCAATAGCTAATTGCATTTATGTTCCTATAGTTGGCATAGAAGAAACAGATAATATATCAAGAAAAATGGCTGAAGTATATAATATAAAATATATAGAAGTATATAATATAAAATATATAATACACACTAAAATGAACAAAGACAATAAATATGGGGGAGCTTATAGCAGATTAGCTTTTAGAGGCGTTCCTTCTATACTCACTGAAGCAGGAGGAAATGGGATATTAGATGAAGAGAATGTTCAAGTTCATTATGATGGAATAAAAAATGTTATGATTTATTTGAATATGTTATGCGATGAAAAAATAAAAGATACAGAAGAGAGAGTTATATTAAATTATACTGCTTCTATAAAGGCTGATTGTTATGGAATGTGGTATCCTACTGTAAAAACAGAAGATATTATTAAAAAAGGAGATAAGGTTGGAGAGATAAAAGATTATTTTGGAAAAAAAATTAAAGATGTAATATCAGATTATGACGGTGTTGTTTGTATTTTAAAGACAAATCCATCTTTGCAAATAGGGGATTCTTTAATAGAGATAAATGAAATAGAAGAAATAAAAAAATAA
- a CDS encoding MATE family efflux transporter encodes MNNNNTKQLIKDSDYIKILIPFVISTMTQPLLGAVDTAVAGRLGDPIYIAGVSVGSVVFNTIYWVFGFLRVNTTSFSAIALGTGKKEDRAFAFFQPLYIALSISFIILIFQRVISFYAKNTFDLEIGALEAFNIYYNVLIWGAPFLLSNYVMLGWLMGQRKVKASLIMQISGNLLNMILDVIFALSLSMGVFGIAIATLISQLTSFFIGVFFIVRYGNFGKVNLKDFTDLSKMKTSLISNLYLMLRTICLLIQINIFTSKSASLGTILISSNSILLQIQSIISYMFDGIANTSSVYSGRAFGLKNSALLKSAIIKNIKYGFIFVILLTTLYLIFNKTFINLFTDNIEVLNYTYKYYFWVALYPTISALGLTLYGIFTGASFNRAVFISTFLSLILFLAVLFISFDYLNNNGLWIALLSFYFGRSIFILPFIKSLFKKIDNGVKNE; translated from the coding sequence ATGAATAATAATAATACAAAACAATTAATAAAAGATTCAGACTATATAAAAATATTAATACCTTTTGTAATATCCACAATGACGCAGCCTCTTTTAGGGGCAGTAGACACAGCTGTTGCTGGAAGGCTAGGGGACCCTATATATATAGCTGGTGTATCGGTGGGAAGTGTTGTTTTTAATACTATATATTGGGTGTTTGGTTTTCTTAGAGTAAATACTACTTCATTTAGTGCTATTGCATTAGGTACAGGAAAAAAAGAAGATAGAGCTTTTGCTTTTTTTCAGCCTTTATATATTGCATTATCAATATCATTTATAATACTAATATTTCAAAGAGTTATTAGCTTTTATGCAAAAAATACTTTTGATTTGGAAATAGGGGCATTAGAGGCTTTTAATATATATTATAATGTGCTTATATGGGGGGCTCCATTTTTATTATCTAATTATGTGATGTTGGGCTGGCTTATGGGGCAGAGAAAAGTTAAGGCTTCTTTAATAATGCAGATAAGCGGAAATTTATTAAATATGATATTGGATGTAATATTTGCTTTATCATTATCTATGGGTGTATTTGGTATAGCAATTGCAACTTTAATATCTCAGTTAACTTCTTTTTTTATTGGTGTGTTTTTTATTGTAAGATATGGAAATTTTGGAAAAGTTAATTTAAAAGATTTCACTGATTTATCTAAAATGAAAACTTCTTTAATTTCAAATTTATATCTTATGCTTAGAACAATATGTTTACTAATTCAAATAAATATTTTTACATCAAAAAGTGCCTCATTAGGAACTATATTAATTTCATCAAACTCTATACTTCTTCAAATACAATCAATAATATCATATATGTTTGATGGAATTGCTAATACTTCAAGTGTTTATAGTGGAAGAGCTTTTGGATTAAAAAACTCTGCTTTATTAAAATCTGCAATAATAAAAAATATTAAATATGGATTTATATTTGTAATATTATTAACAACTTTATATTTAATTTTTAATAAAACTTTTATTAATTTATTTACAGATAATATTGAAGTTTTAAATTATACTTATAAATATTATTTTTGGGTGGCATTATATCCTACTATTTCTGCTTTGGGGCTTACTCTTTATGGAATATTTACAGGGGCTTCTTTTAATAGGGCAGTGTTCATATCTACTTTTTTGAGTTTAATATTATTTTTAGCTGTGCTTTTTATAAGTTTTGATTATTTAAACAATAATGGGCTTTGGATTGCACTGCTTTCTTTTTATTTTGGCAGAAGTATTTTTATATTACCTTTTATAAAAAGTTTATTTAAAAAAATTGATAATGGAGTAAAAAATGAATAA
- a CDS encoding ABC transporter ATP-binding protein produces the protein MTNDKIILEAKNIKVSFRKENQKKVFGKERQTVLNNVSFYLKKGECLGIIGESGSGKSTLGKVILGLQRPENGKVIIDNIDLYKYKNKMNKKLRYDISVVFQDYVSSVNPRFTVMRTLDEAINVHTINTGEQLDKINRRNMAIELLNNVGLDESFLQRYPHELSGGQLQRICIARAVAVHPKIILLDEAVSSLDVSTQTQLMDYLIKLRNIYGFSYIFITHDLSTITYLCDRVLFFNSGNIVEEIDDIKNLNNVKTEYAIELLNSVKTFDIVNIARELREEKYIAI, from the coding sequence ATGACAAATGATAAAATAATATTAGAAGCAAAAAATATCAAAGTGAGTTTTAGAAAAGAAAATCAAAAAAAAGTTTTTGGTAAAGAAAGACAGACTGTATTAAATAATGTTTCTTTTTATTTAAAAAAGGGAGAATGTCTTGGTATTATAGGAGAGAGCGGAAGCGGTAAAAGCACATTAGGAAAGGTTATATTAGGACTTCAAAGACCTGAGAATGGGAAAGTTATTATAGATAATATAGACCTTTATAAATATAAAAACAAAATGAATAAAAAATTAAGATATGATATAAGTGTTGTGTTTCAAGATTATGTATCTTCTGTTAATCCTAGATTTACGGTTATGAGAACTTTAGATGAAGCTATTAATGTTCACACTATCAATACAGGAGAGCAGCTTGATAAGATAAATAGAAGAAATATGGCTATAGAGCTTTTAAATAATGTAGGGTTAGATGAAAGTTTTTTGCAAAGATATCCTCATGAATTAAGCGGAGGGCAATTGCAAAGAATTTGTATAGCTAGAGCAGTTGCAGTTCACCCAAAAATAATTTTATTAGATGAAGCGGTAAGTTCATTAGATGTTTCCACACAAACTCAGCTTATGGATTATTTAATAAAGTTAAGAAATATATATGGTTTTTCTTATATATTTATTACACATGATTTATCTACTATAACATATTTATGTGATAGGGTTTTGTTTTTTAATAGCGGAAATATTGTAGAAGAAATAGATGATATAAAAAATCTTAATAATGTAAAAACAGAATATGCCATAGAGCTTCTTAATAGTGTAAAAACATTTGATATAGTAAATATAGCAAGAGAACTAAGAGAAGAAAAATATATTGCAATATAA
- a CDS encoding ABC transporter ATP-binding protein: MNENILEVKNLNVYFREKNNNIKIIDDVSFSIKEGECLGILGESGSGKSMTIKSILRLLDNNFRVEGEALFNNIDLIKESSGNIRKLRGNKICMILQNPMTCFDPLYRIYNQMQETFLEHTDLNKKQIYQKRIDTLNIMKIRNPEDTIKKYPHQLSGGMLQRIMIGLALSLNPRLIIADEPTTAIDSISQNTIMNEFLRIKKENKVSMLFISHDLGILSKISNKMIVMKKGRILENASVGDIIFNSKDEYTTSLVSKRMSVMKKFNEIVYGDAI, from the coding sequence ATGAATGAAAATATTTTAGAAGTAAAAAATCTTAATGTTTATTTTAGAGAAAAAAATAATAATATAAAAATAATAGATGATGTTTCTTTTTCTATTAAAGAAGGAGAATGTTTAGGCATATTAGGAGAAAGCGGAAGCGGCAAAAGTATGACCATAAAATCAATACTTCGTTTGCTTGACAATAATTTTCGTGTAGAGGGAGAGGCTCTTTTTAATAATATTGATTTAATAAAAGAGAGTTCTGGAAACATAAGAAAATTAAGGGGAAATAAAATATGTATGATACTTCAAAATCCTATGACATGTTTTGACCCTTTGTATAGAATATACAATCAAATGCAGGAAACTTTTTTAGAGCATACAGATTTAAATAAAAAACAAATATATCAAAAACGTATAGACACTCTAAATATAATGAAAATAAGAAATCCGGAAGATACAATAAAAAAATATCCTCATCAGCTTAGCGGAGGAATGCTTCAAAGAATAATGATAGGATTAGCATTATCATTAAACCCTAGACTTATAATAGCTGATGAACCTACTACGGCAATAGATTCTATTAGTCAAAATACTATTATGAATGAATTTTTGAGAATAAAAAAAGAAAATAAAGTTTCTATGCTTTTTATATCGCATGATTTAGGAATATTATCCAAAATATCAAACAAAATGATAGTGATGAAAAAGGGAAGAATATTAGAAAATGCTTCTGTAGGAGATATTATATTTAACAGCAAAGATGAATATACAACTTCTCTAGTATCAAAAAGAATGTCTGTTATGAAAAAGTTTAATGAAATAGTTTATGGAGATGCAATATAA
- the opp1C gene encoding nickel/cobalt ABC transporter permease, which produces MLKRFLENKMALGCTVFILIIALIGIFAPLIAPNDPYANNILNKFAGISKEYPLGTDQLGRCILSRMIYGIRYTLFLSLLTMLGTIALGTLMGILAGYFKGAVDEIIMRIVDVMLSFPSQIMILAVVALLGVDIANVIIANVFIKWAWYSRMIRTNVLKYREKNFVLFSKTIGSSSRFILFNHMIPSISSEMIVLATLDTGWAILNISTLSFLGLGVQAPIPEWGAMLNEAKNVMTTNPKQMIVPGVAIVFLVASFNLLGDALRDVLDPKESRA; this is translated from the coding sequence ATGTTAAAAAGATTTTTAGAAAATAAAATGGCATTAGGCTGTACGGTATTTATATTAATTATTGCATTAATAGGAATATTCGCTCCATTAATTGCTCCAAATGATCCTTATGCAAATAATATATTAAATAAGTTTGCAGGCATATCAAAAGAATATCCATTAGGAACAGATCAGCTTGGCAGATGTATATTATCAAGAATGATATATGGAATAAGATATACTTTATTTTTATCTTTACTCACTATGCTTGGAACTATAGCACTTGGCACTTTAATGGGAATACTTGCTGGATATTTTAAGGGTGCTGTTGATGAGATAATAATGAGAATAGTAGATGTTATGCTTTCTTTTCCAAGTCAGATAATGATACTTGCAGTTGTTGCTTTATTAGGAGTTGATATTGCCAATGTGATTATAGCGAATGTATTTATAAAATGGGCATGGTATTCAAGAATGATAAGAACGAATGTGCTTAAATATAGAGAAAAGAACTTTGTTTTATTTTCAAAAACTATAGGCTCCTCTTCAAGATTTATATTATTTAATCATATGATTCCTTCAATATCATCAGAAATGATAGTGCTTGCAACTTTAGATACAGGATGGGCCATATTAAACATTTCAACATTATCTTTTTTGGGACTAGGTGTGCAGGCTCCTATACCTGAATGGGGTGCTATGCTTAATGAAGCAAAAAATGTAATGACTACAAATCCTAAGCAGATGATAGTGCCAGGAGTTGCAATAGTATTTTTAGTAGCTTCATTCAATCTTCTTGGAGATGCTTTAAGAGATGTTCTTGACCCTAAAGAAAGCAGAGCATAA
- the opp1B gene encoding nickel/cobalt ABC transporter permease: MKAYIIKRVLVTIPLLFGITLLSFFFINLIPSDPAEVVLRVQQIPIISDEAIEQMREELGLNDPFFVRYFRWILDFLRLDLGVSYTNPSRTVVGEIARSLPATLQLAFLSLIFVVVLSLPIGFFSAVYKDSIFDRVIRFIVFATTAMPAYWVGLLLIWLVSIKLDLLPTSGSGTWSHAILPAITISITYISTYIRIIRNNMLENMKEDYVLYANARGLNQRIILVKHILKNSLQSCITAIGMSIPQLISGTIVVENVFAWPGVGRLCIASIFNRDYPVIQAYILMTGILFVFFNLIFDIIQRVADPRLRIGE; the protein is encoded by the coding sequence ATGAAAGCATATATTATAAAAAGGGTATTAGTTACAATACCGCTTTTATTTGGAATTACTTTACTTAGTTTTTTCTTTATCAATCTAATACCATCAGATCCAGCTGAGGTTGTTTTAAGAGTTCAACAAATTCCTATTATATCTGATGAAGCAATAGAACAAATGCGTGAAGAATTGGGGTTAAACGATCCTTTTTTTGTTAGATATTTTAGATGGATATTAGATTTTTTAAGATTAGATTTGGGTGTAAGCTATACTAATCCTTCAAGAACAGTAGTTGGAGAAATAGCAAGGTCATTACCTGCAACATTACAATTAGCGTTTCTTTCTCTGATATTTGTAGTAGTTTTGAGTTTGCCTATTGGTTTTTTTAGTGCCGTGTATAAAGACAGCATTTTTGATAGAGTTATTAGATTTATAGTATTTGCAACAACAGCTATGCCTGCTTATTGGGTGGGGCTTTTATTAATATGGCTTGTTAGTATAAAACTTGATTTGCTCCCTACAAGCGGAAGCGGAACTTGGAGTCATGCAATACTCCCAGCAATAACAATATCAATAACATACATATCCACATATATAAGGATTATAAGAAATAATATGCTTGAAAATATGAAAGAAGATTATGTGTTATATGCAAATGCTAGAGGACTAAATCAAAGAATAATATTAGTAAAACATATATTAAAAAACTCTCTTCAATCATGCATTACAGCGATAGGAATGAGTATACCTCAATTAATATCTGGTACTATAGTTGTTGAAAATGTATTTGCATGGCCCGGTGTTGGAAGATTATGCATAGCTTCTATATTTAATAGAGATTATCCTGTTATACAAGCTTATATATTAATGACGGGTATTTTATTTGTATTTTTCAATTTGATTTTTGATATTATACAAAGAGTAGCTGATCCTAGACTTAGAATAGGGGAGTAA
- the nikA gene encoding nickel ABC transporter substrate-binding protein produces the protein MKNKIIKNLLSSILLLMLFVNCSGSSETAESNRKLNNEELIFVNYRDIRDLNPHLYAGEMYAQEMLYETLVNIGENGYEPCLAESWDISKDGKLYTFNIRKNVYFSDGEICDANAIKANFDAIIENKERHTWLEMMHILDKVEAVDDYTLRITLTSPYYPMLTELGVTRPFAMISPKAMKNGSTKNGVNEYIGTGPYVLKEYETDKYAVFEANTNYWGEEPKIKRIRVKVIPDNQTRLLALEKGEIDLIFGKNMIDSDAINKYKNDSKFVSSLSAPTSTRQIVLNTTHSILSNSNVRKALQHATDKKAISDGIFYGLEPPADTLFSRTVAYCDIELTPYEYNMDKANQLLEEAGWVVGDDGIREKDGQRLSLNLLYNSDSVTEKTISEYLQSEYAKIGVEVNITGEEEQSYRDNMKAGNFDMVFNICWGSPYDPQSSLAAMRQRVYGDYAAQQGLHDKKEIDEAITKILLSVDENERKELYNFVLTRLHEDAVYIPLTYECNKAVYTSDLKNVKFAQTQYEVPFWLMYFN, from the coding sequence ATGAAAAATAAAATAATTAAAAATCTGCTTTCTAGCATATTATTATTAATGCTTTTTGTAAACTGTTCTGGAAGTTCAGAGACTGCAGAAAGCAACAGAAAACTTAACAATGAAGAGTTAATATTTGTAAATTACAGAGATATAAGAGATTTAAATCCGCATTTATATGCTGGGGAGATGTATGCACAAGAGATGCTTTATGAAACATTAGTTAATATAGGAGAGAATGGATACGAACCTTGTCTTGCTGAAAGCTGGGATATAAGCAAAGATGGAAAACTATATACATTTAATATTAGAAAGAATGTTTATTTTTCTGATGGTGAGATATGTGATGCTAATGCTATAAAGGCTAATTTTGATGCTATTATAGAAAATAAAGAAAGACATACATGGCTTGAAATGATGCATATATTAGATAAAGTTGAGGCTGTTGATGATTATACTTTAAGAATAACTTTAACTTCTCCATATTATCCTATGCTTACAGAATTAGGAGTGACAAGACCATTTGCTATGATATCTCCAAAAGCTATGAAAAATGGTTCTACAAAGAATGGAGTTAATGAATATATAGGCACAGGTCCTTATGTATTAAAAGAATATGAAACTGATAAATATGCTGTTTTTGAAGCTAATACTAATTATTGGGGTGAAGAGCCTAAAATTAAAAGAATAAGAGTAAAAGTTATACCTGATAATCAAACTAGACTGCTCGCTTTAGAAAAGGGAGAGATAGATTTAATATTTGGAAAAAATATGATAGATTCTGATGCTATCAATAAATATAAAAATGATTCTAAATTTGTGTCATCTCTGTCAGCACCTACTTCAACAAGACAAATAGTATTAAATACAACTCATTCTATATTATCTAATAGTAATGTTAGAAAAGCATTACAGCATGCCACCGATAAAAAGGCCATATCAGATGGAATATTTTATGGTTTAGAGCCTCCTGCTGATACACTTTTCTCAAGAACTGTAGCATATTGCGATATAGAACTTACTCCTTATGAGTATAATATGGATAAGGCAAATCAATTATTAGAAGAAGCTGGTTGGGTTGTTGGTGATGATGGAATAAGAGAAAAAGATGGTCAAAGATTAAGTTTAAATCTTTTATATAATAGTGATAGTGTAACAGAAAAAACAATATCAGAATATTTACAGTCTGAGTATGCTAAAATAGGAGTTGAAGTTAATATTACAGGCGAAGAAGAGCAATCTTATAGAGATAATATGAAGGCTGGTAATTTTGATATGGTATTTAATATTTGCTGGGGCTCTCCTTATGACCCGCAATCATCATTAGCAGCTATGCGTCAGAGGGTATATGGTGATTATGCAGCTCAGCAGGGTTTGCATGATAAAAAAGAAATTGATGAAGCTATAACAAAAATTCTTTTAAGTGTAGATGAAAATGAAAGAAAAGAGCTTTATAATTTTGTTCTCACTAGACTTCATGAAGATGCTGTTTATATACCGCTTACTTATGAATGTAATAAGGCTGTTTATACATCAGATTTAAAAAATGTTAAGTTTGCTCAAACTCAATATGAAGTTCCTTTTTGGCTAATGTATTTTAATTAA
- a CDS encoding META domain-containing protein has translation MVFVQEDSKEVEKIKVYKLVNMYSYMNITISIYKNKIYGQSSVNEYWADCQIENDKISISMINTTRKTADAKRRNAEGEYLSILQTAYSFNITDNILTIYTTFRDEPLIYEEIKY, from the coding sequence ATGGTTTTTGTGCAGGAAGATTCTAAAGAAGTTGAAAAGATAAAAGTATATAAACTTGTCAATATGTATAGTTATATGAATATTACTATAAGTATTTATAAAAATAAAATATACGGTCAGTCTTCTGTTAATGAATATTGGGCAGATTGCCAAATAGAAAATGATAAAATTTCAATATCCATGATAAATACCACAAGAAAAACTGCTGATGCCAAAAGGAGAAATGCAGAGGGGGAATATTTGTCTATTCTCCAAACAGCATATTCTTTTAATATAACAGACAATATATTAACAATATACACAACATTTAGAGATGAGCCTTTAATATATGAAGAGATAAAATATTAA
- a CDS encoding TenA family protein, which produces MDFSKKVWNKNIKNYQKIKDMPFNKELMLGTLDKNKFAYYIEQDAYYLKYYSKVLAIISSKIDSADTAITFLKSSINSYIVEEEVVHKYFRELFNFKNTNNITTAYLGYTSFLINTAHTESVEVAAAAILPCFWIYNEIGKYIKENAVTKNNPYKKWIDTYADEEFSKATDNMICIIDNMYSKASKTNKEKMIKSFDTAFIWEYRFWNDAYNLEVFNKI; this is translated from the coding sequence ATGGATTTTTCTAAAAAAGTATGGAACAAAAATATAAAAAACTATCAAAAAATAAAAGATATGCCATTTAACAAAGAATTAATGTTAGGCACTTTAGATAAAAATAAATTTGCCTACTATATAGAACAAGATGCTTACTACTTAAAATATTATTCAAAAGTTTTAGCAATAATATCTTCAAAAATAGATAGTGCAGATACTGCAATTACATTTTTAAAATCTTCTATTAATTCATATATAGTTGAAGAAGAAGTAGTGCATAAATATTTTAGAGAGTTATTTAATTTTAAAAATACAAATAATATAACAACTGCCTATTTAGGCTATACTAGTTTTTTAATAAATACAGCACATACTGAATCTGTAGAAGTTGCAGCAGCAGCCATACTTCCTTGTTTTTGGATATACAATGAAATAGGCAAATACATAAAAGAAAATGCTGTTACAAAAAATAACCCATATAAAAAATGGATAGATACTTATGCAGATGAAGAGTTTTCTAAGGCAACTGACAATATGATTTGCATTATTGACAATATGTACTCAAAAGCTTCCAAAACAAATAAAGAAAAAATGATTAAATCTTTTGATACCGCTTTTATTTGGGAATATAGATTTTGGAATGATGCTTACAATTTAGAAGTATTTAATAAAATATAA